A single Hemitrygon akajei chromosome 29, sHemAka1.3, whole genome shotgun sequence DNA region contains:
- the LOC140718576 gene encoding LOW QUALITY PROTEIN: peptidyl-prolyl cis-trans isomerase-like (The sequence of the model RefSeq protein was modified relative to this genomic sequence to represent the inferred CDS: inserted 1 base in 1 codon) codes for MGNPRVFFDIGFDKQQVGRIVFELRSDVVPKTAENFRVLCTKPEGDGFKGSIFHQIIPGFLCQGGDFTKGNGTGGKSIYXNKFPDENFILKHEGEGILSMANVEPNTNGSQFFICAAQTSWLDGKHVVFGRVVEGYDVIQQTESKGSQSGKTSVTVRILDCGTM; via the exons ATGGGCAACCCTCGAGTCTTCTTCGACATTGGTTTTGATAAGCAGCAAGTGGGCCGCATTGTATTCGAGCTAAGGAGCGATGTTGTTCCAAAAACTGCAGAGAACTTCCGTGTGCTTTGTACCAAGCCAGAGGGTGATGGGTTTAAGGGATCAATTTTTCACCAAATAATTCCTGGCTTTCTGTGCCAAGGTGGAGATTTCACAAAAGGCAATGGCACAGGGGGCAAATCCATCT GTAACAAATTTCCAGATGAGAACTTCATACTCAAACATGAAGGAGAAGGAATACTATCAATGGCAAATGTTGAGCCCAATACAAATGGATCACAATTTTTTATCTGTGCTGCCCAAACTAGTTGGTTGGATGGAAAGCATGTTGTGTTTGGCCGTGTGGTGGAAGGCTACGATGTCATACAACAAACGGAATCAAAGGGATCGCAGAGTGGAAAGACAAGTGTTACTGTTCGCATTCTTGACTGTGGAACAATGTGA